The following proteins are co-located in the Clostridiales bacterium genome:
- the hypD gene encoding hydrogenase formation protein HypD, translating to MNIEQIITELKEYKGPERKIMEVCGTHTASIFKSGVRSLLSSKIKLISGPGCPVCVTPAAYIDRCIEYAMTENHVLVTFGDMMKVPGTEGSLSQAKGNGAKVELMYSPMEVVDRAEKNPGTTYVIAGVGFETTVPAYALTLEEAVGRGVKNIRLLTALKTVMPALEWICENEAEIDGFLCPGHVSVIIGSAAYENLAEQYQKPFVVAGFEPEHILAGVYDIMRQLQVESGKEKGVHNLYKNAVRTEGNQKAMSVIDRYFEPGAAMWRGLGMIEASGLYLRPEFALYDGGSKGLDRDLELPEACRCGDVIVGRINPNECPMFGTGCNPMNPYGPCMVSSEGACGIWHRNIGML from the coding sequence ATGAATATAGAGCAAATTATTACCGAGTTAAAAGAATATAAAGGACCGGAGCGAAAGATTATGGAGGTTTGCGGAACTCATACCGCAAGCATCTTTAAAAGCGGCGTCAGGAGTCTGCTTTCCTCCAAAATTAAACTGATTTCAGGTCCCGGATGCCCGGTTTGTGTGACTCCGGCGGCCTATATCGACCGTTGCATCGAGTATGCAATGACGGAGAACCACGTTCTCGTAACCTTCGGAGATATGATGAAGGTTCCCGGTACGGAAGGAAGCCTGTCGCAAGCCAAGGGAAACGGAGCCAAGGTGGAATTGATGTATTCTCCTATGGAGGTTGTGGACAGGGCAGAAAAGAATCCGGGAACGACATACGTGATTGCCGGCGTAGGTTTTGAAACCACTGTACCGGCTTATGCGCTTACCCTTGAAGAAGCGGTCGGGCGAGGTGTTAAAAATATTCGGCTGCTGACAGCGCTGAAAACGGTCATGCCGGCCCTGGAATGGATTTGTGAGAATGAGGCTGAAATCGATGGCTTTTTATGCCCCGGACATGTGAGCGTTATTATCGGCAGCGCTGCGTATGAGAATCTGGCGGAACAATATCAGAAGCCTTTTGTGGTAGCTGGTTTTGAGCCGGAGCACATTCTGGCAGGAGTCTACGATATCATGAGGCAGCTCCAGGTGGAGTCAGGGAAAGAAAAAGGTGTTCACAATTTATATAAGAATGCAGTGCGGACAGAAGGAAATCAGAAAGCCATGAGCGTGATTGACCGCTATTTTGAACCTGGTGCCGCAATGTGGAGGGGCTTGGGTATGATCGAAGCCTCCGGGCTTTATCTCAGACCGGAATTTGCGCTTTATGATGGGGGAAGCAAGGGCCTTGACAGGGATCTTGAGCTTCCTGAGGCCTGCAGGTGCGGGGACGTCATCGTCGGCAGAATTAACCCCAATGAATGTCCCATGTTCGGAACAGGCTGCAACCCCATGAATCCATATGGTCCATGCATGGTGTCCTCCGAGGGTGCTTGCGGGATCTGGCACCGGAACATCGGGATGCTGTGA
- the hypE gene encoding hydrogenase expression/formation protein HypE: protein MQINMSHGSGGKASAELMKDIFGKYFSNEVLNKMEDAAVLELHGKFAYSTDSFVVTPVVFKGGDIGKLSVCGTVNDLLMMGADPAYLTAGFILEEGLELSLLEEIVASMAKTAKEAGVKIVAGDTKVVEGKGGLFINTSGIGIIPEGRTIGAANCTEGDLVLVSGTLGDHHACILSARMGIENQIASDCACLKSMVQLLLENNIRVKTMRDVTRGGLGTILNEIADASNCSIEIKEESIPVRPEVRSFCDILGLDPVYMGNEGKMIAVVAQEDGEKALALMRETEYGGEAAVIAQVVSGKGVYMKTRLGGSRIVDVLYGEGLPRIC from the coding sequence ATGCAGATCAATATGTCCCACGGCAGCGGAGGAAAGGCCTCTGCTGAGCTGATGAAAGATATCTTCGGAAAGTATTTTTCCAATGAAGTGTTAAATAAGATGGAGGACGCTGCGGTATTGGAGCTCCACGGAAAATTTGCATACAGTACCGATTCCTTTGTGGTCACCCCAGTGGTATTTAAAGGAGGAGACATTGGAAAACTGTCCGTCTGCGGTACGGTAAACGATCTTCTGATGATGGGCGCAGACCCCGCCTATCTGACGGCAGGATTTATTTTGGAAGAAGGTCTGGAGCTTTCTTTGCTGGAGGAGATTGTAGCTTCTATGGCGAAGACTGCCAAGGAGGCAGGGGTCAAAATCGTAGCAGGGGATACAAAGGTTGTAGAAGGCAAGGGAGGCTTGTTTATCAACACCTCCGGCATCGGAATCATTCCTGAGGGAAGGACCATCGGAGCGGCAAACTGCACCGAAGGAGATCTTGTATTAGTGTCAGGGACCCTTGGAGATCATCATGCCTGTATACTCAGTGCCAGAATGGGGATTGAAAATCAGATCGCCAGCGACTGCGCCTGCCTGAAATCGATGGTGCAGCTGCTGCTGGAAAACAACATCCGTGTGAAAACCATGAGAGACGTAACAAGGGGGGGACTAGGAACCATTCTCAATGAAATTGCTGATGCGTCAAATTGCAGTATAGAGATCAAGGAAGAGTCCATCCCGGTTCGTCCTGAGGTGAGAAGTTTCTGTGACATCTTGGGCCTGGATCCTGTATATATGGGGAATGAAGGCAAGATGATTGCTGTAGTGGCACAGGAGGACGGAGAAAAAGCTCTGGCATTAATGAGAGAGACAGAATATGGCGGAGAAGCTGCTGTCATCGCACAGGTTGTGAGCGGAAAAGGCGTCTATATGAAGACAAGGCTGGGCGGAAGCCGCATCGTCGATGTCCTCTATGGAGAAGGTCTGCCAAGAATTTGCTAA
- a CDS encoding HypC/HybG/HupF family hydrogenase formation chaperone — protein MCIAIPGKIISLDGHRAKADFNGNLVDVNVGLIDAKIGDYVLVHAGCAIEIMEKDRALELIELFHDLDELA, from the coding sequence ATGTGTATTGCAATACCGGGAAAGATTATATCCCTTGATGGTCATCGGGCAAAGGCTGATTTCAACGGCAACCTGGTGGATGTGAATGTTGGCCTCATCGATGCGAAGATCGGTGATTATGTGTTGGTTCATGCAGGCTGTGCCATTGAAATTATGGAGAAAGACAGAGCACTGGAACTCATCGAACTGTTTCATGATTTGGATGAGCTGGCATGA
- a CDS encoding DUF362 domain-containing protein translates to MVLKSKVAVIPCDSYDQGKVSEAIEKGISLLGGWECFAGIEEKLLLKPNLLNRADVDKAVTTHPTVFEAVAKSLRKTGYEAIVYGDSPGHPGSVEKTAEFCGIKEVADRFNITLADFSHGKTVEYTRNRVTRKFELCQGVLDSDAIINLCKMKTHQLERITGAVKNIFGCVYGLNKGAAHAKYPDAESFAQMLVDLNLLLKARLHIMDAVVAMEGNGPASGNPIKMGLILISSDPVALDATFCRLVDLDPKLVPTVYYGQVFGLGQWKEEEIELLGIENLSDYGNPNFDVSREKTTHGKWAVFDKLKVLARKPVIVNSRCIRCGACVAACPVEEKAVFFPENRKESGKGKPVPIYDYRKCIRCYCCQEMCPEKAIVVKRKLL, encoded by the coding sequence TTGGTTTTGAAGAGCAAGGTTGCGGTAATTCCATGCGACAGCTATGATCAGGGGAAGGTTTCGGAGGCAATTGAAAAAGGAATTTCGCTTTTGGGAGGCTGGGAATGCTTTGCGGGAATAGAGGAAAAGCTTTTGCTGAAGCCAAATCTTTTGAACCGAGCGGATGTAGATAAGGCGGTTACCACTCACCCAACAGTCTTTGAGGCTGTGGCTAAAAGCCTCCGGAAAACCGGATATGAAGCCATTGTTTATGGAGATTCTCCGGGACATCCGGGGAGTGTAGAAAAGACCGCTGAATTCTGCGGAATCAAAGAGGTTGCAGACCGTTTCAATATCACGCTAGCCGACTTTTCCCATGGGAAAACCGTAGAGTATACGAGAAATAGAGTCACCAGAAAATTCGAGCTTTGTCAGGGTGTTTTGGATTCCGATGCAATTATAAATCTATGCAAAATGAAAACCCATCAGCTGGAGAGAATTACCGGTGCAGTGAAAAACATTTTTGGCTGTGTCTACGGACTGAATAAGGGTGCGGCGCATGCCAAATACCCGGATGCAGAGAGCTTTGCGCAGATGCTCGTGGACTTAAACCTCCTGCTGAAAGCAAGACTTCATATTATGGATGCGGTAGTTGCCATGGAAGGCAACGGACCTGCATCGGGAAACCCCATAAAAATGGGTCTAATTCTCATTTCTTCGGACCCTGTGGCCCTGGATGCCACATTTTGCAGGTTGGTGGATCTTGACCCCAAATTGGTGCCGACCGTTTATTATGGCCAGGTATTTGGCTTGGGGCAATGGAAGGAAGAAGAAATTGAACTTCTGGGGATTGAGAATCTTAGCGATTATGGAAATCCCAATTTTGACGTCTCAAGGGAGAAAACTACTCACGGCAAATGGGCTGTCTTTGATAAATTGAAAGTGCTGGCTCGAAAACCGGTTATCGTTAATAGTCGATGCATACGCTGCGGCGCCTGTGTTGCAGCATGTCCCGTGGAAGAGAAAGCAGTTTTCTTTCCTGAAAACCGGAAAGAAAGCGGGAAAGGTAAACCGGTTCCGATTTACGATTACCGGAAATGCATTCGGTGCTATTGCTGCCAGGAAATGTGCCCCGAAAAGGCCATTGTTGTAAAGCGAAAACTACTGTAA